The genomic region TGAAAAGCGCGCGCGCCTTCTTTGCCGCATTCTGATTCTTTGCATGTTCCGGTATTTAAATAATAGGATTTTTTAAAAAACATGCCATCCTTGCTTATTTTATCGTAAATTTTACCCTGGTTTTCAAAAGTATCGCCTAAAATACCGTAAACAATACTGTAAAGATACAAGTTTTCAATAAGTAAATCCATACCTACGAAATATTTGTCCGATATTTCAGGGTCCGTAAGCACAACTTCAGAATCTCCTGCAGGAACGGGGTCTTCTTTTTCCCAGTCCGTTCTTGTACCCTCCGCGTAACGGAGGTTCCATTCCTGGTCGGAATCTTTAGGCTGGTATGCGTCCGCATTATTTTTATCGGCCGCGCCGGGAAAAGCGCCCGCCCTGTAGAACCAGTCATACACGGTAAGGTCTTCCCCTCCGCCGCGATGTATATCCGCTTTAATAGGCGTACTCATATTCTCTCTAAAAATTCTGTAAGGAAAAGCGGCGTTAATATAAGAAGTGGCGTTTAAATAAGTTACCGCCGGTTGTAATTCCACAAAGGCGGCGGAATCTAAAGCGAACTGCTGCCTTATTTTTTCCCTTGATAGTTTGGCAGTTTCAAAAATAAGATAAATAACAAGCAGCACAATAGGCACAAGCAAAACAGCGGGCAGCACAAACTGCGCCCGTTTATTAAAAACCGTTTTGCGCACCGCCGCGCTTATTAAACTAACCAAGTATGCCTCCTACCAGGAAAAAAAACATGCCCGCAAGTTTTTCATGGAATAAGGTAAAAAAAGTTAATATTAAAGTAACAATAGTGCCCATCATGAGCATGAACTCTACCGTGTTCTGCCCTTTGTTTCCGGACACCGCTTTAATAAACTTTTTAATACTTGCCATAAACATCCGTTATAAAATCCTGCTGTCTTCCGAGGATATTAAACCTTTTTCTATAGCCTTAACAACAGCTTCCGTTCTGCTACCCACGCCAAGTTTGTGAAACGCGCTGTTTAAGTGATTTTTAATTGTTTTAACACTGCAACTAAGTTCCGTCGCAAGTTCTTTATTGCTAAGCCCTTTGCCTAAAAGGCTGATAACTTTAATTTCCGTCCTTGTAAGAAGCGCCTGGGACGGAGTGCCGTTGTCTCCCATCTTACGCAGACCGTGAAGAAGTTTACCCATAAGCTGCTGCGGAATCATAAGTCCTTCGCTTGTAAATGTTTTAATGGAATTTAAAAGCTCCGATGCGGGTAACATTTTAGATAAATATCCGTTGGCCCCGGCCTGAATAGCCTCAATAACATGGGCTTCATCCTCAAAACTTGATAACATAAGCACATTTATAGCGGGATTATCTTCCCTTATTTTACGAGTGGCGCTTATACCGTCAAGTTTAGGCAGTTTGATATCCATTAAAATCACGTCGGGTTTAAGTTTTTTGGCTAAAGCGACAGCCTCTTCCCCGTCCGACCCTTCGCCTACAACTTCTAACCATTTTTCGCCGGTAAGAACGTCCTTAATGCCTTCCCTGAAAAGTGTTTGGTCGTCAACAATAACCACTCTTATTTTTTTCTTTTTCTCTGCCATTTTTAAACTCCGTATTTATAGTTTAATTGTTTATAAGCGGCAAGGTAAAACTAAACGCAGTGCCTTTACCGCGACCTTCGCTTTCAGCCCAAATCTTCCCGCCGTGGTTAATAACAATATCTTTTGATATCGATAAACCAAGCCCCAACCTGCCCACTTTTCCCTTCTCTCCGATTTGGGAAAAACTGTCAAACAATTTGGGAGCGTCCGCAGGGTCTATACCGTCTCCAGTATCTCTAATTGATACTTTAGCATTTTTTGAGTCAACTTTACTTACAATTACCTCTATCAATCCGTTATCTTGGCTATGCCTTAAAGCGTTTTCCAAGATATTGGATATTACCTGTTTAATCCTTTTTTCATCTGCCAAAACCATCATGTCTCCGGAAGTGTCAAAAACAACGTTTACTCCGCGCGAAACCATGGCTTTTTCCTTAAATACAGCAACCATGTTTCTTATAACGGAGCTTAACTCCATATTTTTTTTATCTATTCTTAACTTGCCTTTTTCTATTGCCGCCCAGTCAACCAAATCTCTTATAAGATGTTCAATCTGGTCTATACTTTCACGCATGTACCCGGCTTTTTTTTCCTGGTCTTCATCTAACACAAGCTTCTTTTTAAGCATGTCAAAACTCATTTTTAAAGTCATTAAGGAATTAGACAAGTCATGCGAAACTATTGAGAAAAATTTTGATTTTATGTTATCAAGCTTCTTCAAATCCTCATTACTTTTTTTAAGCTGTTCTAAAAGTTCTTTGTTGCTTTGCTCAAGATGAAAAATTTCCAAAGCTCTTTTAATAGTTCTTTTTAAATAAGTAAAATCAACGGGTTTAATTAAAAAATCATACACGCTTTCCTGCATGGCGCCTATCATAGCGTTAAGAGAGGCATGCGCGGTAACCATAAGAATCTGCGTCTCGGTATTAAAGCTTCTTATTTGTTTAATAATATCAAGCCCCGTCATATCAGGCAGGTTATAGTCCATAATTATAATATTAAAAAATTCGCTTGAAACTATGTCCATACACTCTTTGCCGCTGGCGGCCTGGTATACGTAATAGCCCTCCATTTCCAAAAGGTCGGCAAGTGTTTCTCTTAAATTATTATCGTCGTCAACTACCAATATTTTTATTTGAGTTTCTTCCATTACTCTGCCCTCTTTAAATATATTTTAAATTTAGTGCCCTGGTCAGGCTCGCTTTCAACAAACATTTTACCTTTGTTGTTTGATACCGCTTTTTTTACCACGGCTAAACCAAGCCCGGTGCCACGCGCCTTGGTAGTGAAAAACGGCGTAAATATTCTAAGCAAAGTATCTTCCCCCATACCTGTGCCCTCGTCGCACACATATAAACAAACAACTTTTTTGCCTGCTTTCGTTCCTATATTTAATGTGCCGCCGTCAGGCATAACATCAAATGCGTTAGTTATTAGGTTACGCACGGCCTGTTTAATTTCCTCAGAATCTATGTTAACGGCAGGGTGAGTTTCATCATAATTCTGAACAATTCTTATACCTTGCGGCAATGGATGGGTAGTAACGATATCTTTTAAATATGAGTTCAAATCCACGCGTGTAATATTTTGTTTGCGGTCTCTGGCGTAGCCTAAAACCTCTTCAACAATTCTGTTGGCCTGCCTTACTTCGCTGTCTATAATATCAAACTGTCTTTTAAGTTTGGGGTTTTCCTCCCCTACAATAGCGCGTATAAGATGCGTTGAATTGCTTATAACAGCAAGCGGGTTTCTTATCTCATGACTGATAATAGACGCCATTTCCCCTATAGCGGCAAGCCTTTCTTTTTTAACTAAAGCGTCAGTCGCTTTGCCAAGCTGCTTGGTGCGTTCTTCAACTTTTTTCTCTAAAATAGCGTTTGTGTCCGCCAGTTCTTTTTCCGCTTTGGCAACTTCCTCGCGTTGTTTTTTAAGACTTTCCGCCATGCTTACGAAAGCCCGTCCCAAATCACCCACTTCATTAGAGGGCATATTTTCAAGCTTAGGAAGATAATCAAAATTACCTTTGCCTAAAAGAGTAGCTGATTCCTGTAAAATTTTAACAGGTTCTATAATAGGCTTTATGGCTATTTTACTTAAAAGCACTATTAAAATAATTACGGCAACCGCCATTATAAAAATTACACCCAAAGCGTGGGAATCTTTTAAAATAATAGCCGTCCAGCTTTTGGAACTTTGCTGAACATACACTATCCAGCCCGTGGCGCTTATTATACTTGTTGTAACAAGATATCTTCTTCCGTCCGAGAATTTTATCTCACTGTTTCTTTTTCCGGGTGAAGAAGCCATAATCCTTTTAACATCTTCGCTTACAGGGCCGGAAGAAGTTACGATATTTCCGTCAGTGGTAAAAATAGCGTAAAAAACTCCGTCTACAAAATATTCCGCAATGCCTTCTACCATCTCCGTAATATTAAACCTGGCTATCAGCGCGCCCTTTGACTTACCGTTATACACATAAGGCACGGCAATCAACATAGTGTCCTTGTTATCTTCACGGGTAATAACACCCACGTAGTCTTCTTTTTTATTAAGGGTTAAGTATCTTATCGCGTTAAATTCACCATTGCGGGTAAAAGCTAAGTTAACATCGCCCACTTCTTCTTTTATATTTCCGTTAACATCCATAAACGCAGCTGCGACAGCGTCCTCATTCATTGAAATAAGAAGAGATAAGTCCATTTTATTTATGCCGGAATGTTCGGAAAAGGTATCATGTATTGATATAAAAGAACGCAAAAATCCCCTTTTTCTTCCCAGATACCCACGCACATTACTTTCTATGGTCACGTTCATTATGCTTTGTTTTTCCAAAAGCTCCGCTTTAATCATACGTGAATCCATTTCAACCATATAAACGCCAAGCATTATTACAGGCAGCAAAGCGGCAAGCATAAGCACCTTTACAATAGCCCAAAATAATGTTTTTGATTTACCTTTATACATAACCATCCGTAAAACTTATAAAAATCTAAAAAGGGAGCCGCAGCCCCCTTTTCTAAAATACTTAAGGTTT from Elusimicrobium minutum Pei191 harbors:
- a CDS encoding PAS domain-containing sensor histidine kinase — protein: MYKGKSKTLFWAIVKVLMLAALLPVIMLGVYMVEMDSRMIKAELLEKQSIMNVTIESNVRGYLGRKRGFLRSFISIHDTFSEHSGINKMDLSLLISMNEDAVAAAFMDVNGNIKEEVGDVNLAFTRNGEFNAIRYLTLNKKEDYVGVITREDNKDTMLIAVPYVYNGKSKGALIARFNITEMVEGIAEYFVDGVFYAIFTTDGNIVTSSGPVSEDVKRIMASSPGKRNSEIKFSDGRRYLVTTSIISATGWIVYVQQSSKSWTAIILKDSHALGVIFIMAVAVIILIVLLSKIAIKPIIEPVKILQESATLLGKGNFDYLPKLENMPSNEVGDLGRAFVSMAESLKKQREEVAKAEKELADTNAILEKKVEERTKQLGKATDALVKKERLAAIGEMASIISHEIRNPLAVISNSTHLIRAIVGEENPKLKRQFDIIDSEVRQANRIVEEVLGYARDRKQNITRVDLNSYLKDIVTTHPLPQGIRIVQNYDETHPAVNIDSEEIKQAVRNLITNAFDVMPDGGTLNIGTKAGKKVVCLYVCDEGTGMGEDTLLRIFTPFFTTKARGTGLGLAVVKKAVSNNKGKMFVESEPDQGTKFKIYLKRAE
- a CDS encoding hybrid sensor histidine kinase/response regulator; the protein is MEETQIKILVVDDDNNLRETLADLLEMEGYYVYQAASGKECMDIVSSEFFNIIIMDYNLPDMTGLDIIKQIRSFNTETQILMVTAHASLNAMIGAMQESVYDFLIKPVDFTYLKRTIKRALEIFHLEQSNKELLEQLKKSNEDLKKLDNIKSKFFSIVSHDLSNSLMTLKMSFDMLKKKLVLDEDQEKKAGYMRESIDQIEHLIRDLVDWAAIEKGKLRIDKKNMELSSVIRNMVAVFKEKAMVSRGVNVVFDTSGDMMVLADEKRIKQVISNILENALRHSQDNGLIEVIVSKVDSKNAKVSIRDTGDGIDPADAPKLFDSFSQIGEKGKVGRLGLGLSISKDIVINHGGKIWAESEGRGKGTAFSFTLPLINN
- a CDS encoding response regulator transcription factor, giving the protein MAEKKKKIRVVIVDDQTLFREGIKDVLTGEKWLEVVGEGSDGEEAVALAKKLKPDVILMDIKLPKLDGISATRKIREDNPAINVLMLSSFEDEAHVIEAIQAGANGYLSKMLPASELLNSIKTFTSEGLMIPQQLMGKLLHGLRKMGDNGTPSQALLTRTEIKVISLLGKGLSNKELATELSCSVKTIKNHLNSAFHKLGVGSRTEAVVKAIEKGLISSEDSRIL